Proteins encoded within one genomic window of Pseudalkalibacillus sp. SCS-8:
- a CDS encoding polysaccharide deacetylase family protein, whose protein sequence is MGEKLRVLVLGGVVFVVVFVIFGNYYSSAGKVATELPNSTEALVESKAKTVEKKEAPEVEVASTTITEETDAEKADDKIEAVIKDHEIPILMYHHFDEELAESTVVSTERFREQMTALKEAGYNTISDDELHDYLFENQPLPENPILITIDDGYRSNYTIAYPILKEHGMKATIYVVVDHQDETPGHYPHLTWEETKEMYESGWIDIQSHTYNSHVYVESETKRGPALTTKAKGESDEAYYERVKKDLQQSKEIIEEQLGKEVVSIAYPYGAHNDHVIAAAKELGYKIGYTVQKGINVKDADPFRLKRLNVVDDYDGATLLQKIEELN, encoded by the coding sequence TTGGGGGAGAAGTTAAGGGTGTTGGTTTTAGGTGGAGTTGTTTTTGTTGTGGTTTTCGTTATATTCGGAAACTATTATTCGAGTGCGGGAAAAGTTGCGACCGAATTGCCAAACTCAACTGAAGCTTTAGTAGAGAGTAAGGCAAAAACGGTTGAGAAAAAAGAGGCACCTGAAGTCGAGGTTGCTTCGACAACTATCACAGAAGAAACGGACGCAGAAAAAGCGGATGACAAGATAGAAGCTGTAATTAAAGACCATGAGATTCCAATCCTGATGTATCATCATTTTGACGAAGAATTGGCCGAGAGTACGGTCGTTTCGACGGAGCGGTTCAGAGAACAAATGACGGCATTGAAGGAAGCGGGTTACAACACCATCTCAGATGATGAGCTGCACGATTACTTATTTGAGAACCAGCCACTTCCAGAAAATCCGATTCTGATTACGATTGATGATGGTTATCGAAGCAATTACACCATCGCATATCCAATTCTGAAGGAGCATGGCATGAAGGCGACGATCTACGTCGTTGTCGATCACCAGGATGAAACACCAGGCCACTATCCGCACCTTACGTGGGAAGAAACGAAAGAGATGTATGAATCAGGATGGATTGATATCCAAAGCCATACATACAATAGCCATGTTTATGTCGAAAGTGAAACTAAGAGAGGTCCTGCTTTAACGACAAAAGCGAAAGGTGAATCGGATGAGGCTTATTACGAACGGGTCAAAAAGGATCTCCAACAATCAAAAGAAATCATTGAAGAACAGCTTGGAAAAGAAGTCGTGTCCATCGCTTATCCATATGGCGCACACAATGATCACGTCATAGCAGCTGCAAAGGAACTAGGATATAAGATCGGTTACACCGTGCAAAAAGGAATCAATGTGAAAGATGCCGATCCTTTCCGATTGAAGCGATTGAATGTTGTGGATGATTACGATGGTGCAACGTTACTTCAAAAAATAGAAGAATTGAATTAA